GCTCCAATTTCCGTGGGATGTAAACTTAAAGCaggaattttcgaaaaaaaaaagttaaacaaACCAGTCAAGGAACTCGAGACGTCCTAAAAGTATCACTTTGTTACCGACATTCGACAAAATTCCCTGCTACCACAATTTTCAAGCACCTCTAAGGAAAAAGGTgtgagaaatttgagaaattgagAAGAGTGATGAGTGCCGGCAACCTCGTGGTCTAGTTGACACAACGACACAAAGTTCTCGGACGCTCTTTGAAAAACGTCCGCCACCAAAGCAGCTGTTAGCGGTTGATCCATGAGACCGGATCCCGGGGCCGAACCGCCTCATTTTAACTTTGCATCGTTGTTCGTTCAAGCTGAACTTCTCGGTTTCAATTTCCACAGGTTTAAAACTTTTCGGGAACTACGACTGTCTGCATCAGTCCCCCGCTAAACAGTTTGTAAAAGAGTTATAAAGGAAGAACAAGGCTCAAATCACCCAAGTGGATCATTTTGGAGTTGATTTTGACTCAAAGGCATTACtcgacgaatctgaggtggtacggatttcaggtgaattaTTCTCATACCGTAGATATcgtatcgtagattatggagaggtgggtgattctgtccatttcttgcgtaaaaaaaggcccagatgatgcggcgtgtgcacacgactggcgcgctccaatcgaacttgttctagaaaatagcgccggaacgctcgaagccgtatctttcgggccatttttttacgggcaattaggaagactGAATAGAAGTCTGGGGTTTCGCGGATTTCAGCTTggttatacctatacgggGTTCGTATATTGTGGGGAAgaagatgattccgtccatttcttcctaactgcagTGAAAAAACCGCCTGGGATatgcggctttgagcgttccggggcgctgttgtctacgaagagttgtattggagctcaccagccttgtgcatgcgccgcaacTACcgagtcgtttttttacggcaattaggaagaaatggacggaaccacccctatccacaatctacgatcccgtataagaatactccacctgaaatccataccacctcagattcgtgggatgaaaCGATGGTGAACGAGCGGACGTCATACATCACCAATTCGTATACTTCCTCAATCAAATCCTGAATTCAAAATGACGAATAGCACCATCAAAGGCCAAAATTTCGATTAAAAAGTTTGCGATCCTAGATCCATACCGTCGGATATTGCTGAGATCGACGATAGAGTTGTCACACTTACCTAAGGGTCCCTACGGTCCTAGTGAATTCTTTCTGGAACAAAGATCTGACTTTATTTGTGCTACAAAGTGCTGCTTACGCTTCACCAACTACTGAGGAACATTTCTACTATCACGGTTCTACTTAAAAACTTAATTTAAAACgttaaagaaatttaaacttttttaacatttaaatttaaagataacgtttaaaaacgtgaagaagaaataagcaGAAGACGAGGACAAGTGGTCTTTGCTTCGCTTTCACTaatttattttggaaattttaaagaaatgaaacaaaagaacGTTAAATTGCTCAATGTGAGGCAATGGAATGGAAGGAGACGGAAAGAATTGGGAATTTCTTGGTATTCCCGAAGAACCTCGTTAGCGATGGAATAATGCAGCAGTTCATCAACGGTTGAATTGTGTACGTCatggttttttctccttcttgcAGCCGCATGAGCGAGAGAGAAACACTGAGAAACTCACTGGCTGGCAGTTTGTTGAggcatttttatttatttatttattcatatataccaatggtgcgccagaaaaggaagattaaaaaaatggaacaaacTTTGTTTGAGTTAGAGaatcttacgaacaaaaaaaaattaaaaattaggcatttaaagaaaatgacaaaatttagcaaattttgtgaaaacagcaacaaacaaaagtttctttttccatgCTACAGAAAGGTGGAGACAGAACAATTtgagagttaaaaaaaactcgtacaAATGCGCTCCAATCAACAAAAGGGGAATTACTTTTTCATAAcctaaaattcattttcaagaaagtttttttttaagggaatCTCCAacgttttggaaatttctcggctaaaatcacaaaatctaATCAGATTTCCCCATCGTGACCTCTTTCAAAGTGTTGGGATGAGCTCTCCTTCGCAAAAGttgttttatcttttatttttgttttttttttcttttcaaagatcAGAAGGCGGTCATGAGCCGATCCCTGAGGGTATAAGacggatcaaaacgaaatgatacCTGAAACTTCAGCTGAGTTAATGACAGCGTTGAAGGCGTTGCGGTGGAcctagcggttgcgatcgaggcgggaccacCGTTTGATATAATTGAATTACCGAGACGGGTccgggtcccatctcgatcacAGTTACCTATGCAACTATACAAACTATACTATACACGACTCTTTAACCTAACTATACATGGGAACATTTTCTGAGTAAAGAGCTCCTGAAGGGAAAATTATTGGTGAGGGGGgagttcaaaaataataataagcaacaataaaaagcaacaataatgaaagaacatagaataaaatataaaaacattcTAAAGCGTTTCTGGATAGCTTTACGAAAGCAgatgtttctccagaaatattctttacgcaaaaaatgttgagaatcaacgaaaaggatgaagaattcttgatttctaattttcttttcttgttctttcttcaATGATTTCTCGAACTTTTTGAAgcccggaaaaaaaacaacaaacagcgcgaagaaatcagaaatgaaTGTGAAAGTAACGAAACAACCTATGTAACTGGTAAGTAACTTGATACGCGCATAACAATAACGGAACAGCTGACCACATATCATTTGAACATTGACcctatgaaaatttgaattctgAACTGAAAACGGGATTTTTCTCTGTCAAAAGAGCAATAATTATACTAAGTGTAAATTTCTTCCCGGATTTTTGCAACGCATATAAGGAACAGCACTGAAAGAGCTGGAGGTCAACGATAAATTCTCTCGTTTGGAACCGTAAAAAGACTCCCGTTGTTCAGGACCTAAAGCGATTCTGCTCCGGACCAGCAGGCAGGAATCGCTTTCGCGACACGTGATCGCCACTTGCTCGAGGATCATTTGTAAACCTCATGCTCAGGTCCTGAAACGATAAGCTTCGAGTGGAAAGTGTCTTCGGAAAACTTTATCCATGCTGCCCATTTTGAGTTTTCTGTTCGTGATCAAAGAACAAGAATGTAGCTCCACTACCCGCTAGGAGTAACTGAGGAAATCATTagttttaataataataataataataataataataataataataataataataataataataataataataataataataataataataataataataataataataataacaataataataataataataataataataataataataataatagtaataagtaGTGATAATATAACGTGAAAtgtaatgataaataataataataatagtgatataGTAAACAGTATTTATAATACAGTGGTAAATATAGTATTACGACTGGCTGTAATGGTTTTTCTGTCTCTTAACCATGAGATCGAATGATTCGAATGAGACATTCGAATTATTCGAtctcagtcagcggtccacgGTAAGTGTCTCTGATCCAAgatgagcattcagtgtagtcggtAAGTTGGTGAACGAACAAATAGAGGTGGAGTTTATGTGTTTAGTTTGTGGAAAGATATCGTCGTTTAAATTctcaattgatttttttttctataatgaGTCTGAAATGGGCCCTGAATAAAGCGATTTTGTCGAACATAGCTCTCAGCTGTCTAAACGTGGATTTAACGGAATTTAATGACCGAAAGAGcccagattctgtgcacattgctaGGTCTGAAAGGTCGGAAATAATTTCGAGATGAGAGCACCTCGAGAAGTGCCCCGATTagcttttcatggaaaaacaaaaaaacgccgaaacattagcgaataaaattatttaacaacttcGTGTGCAGCTCATTAAAACTCAActgaataaagtaaaaaataaataataatataacatagtacaaaatataataataataaataataatatagtaataatcaggaataagaaaaacttgcaaaagaaaaagactcgATGAATGTCACGACTGAGGTGAATAACTTGTTCGATGTTCGATGTAGCGAATGCATCGTTAataaccaccaccaccaccaccacaaccACCATACGCATGGCAGTGCAATAACAATGAATTGAAAAAGGGCACAGCGGGCCCGTTTCAGAGCTTAGCAGACATTTAAATAGGCTCTGCTGCTGTCCAACAACAAATTAAATGTTCACGGACCAACCACCAATATCCgcaaaaattttccctttaATTCCTCGTCTCATCGCATAGCTATGACATCATCTTCAAGGATTCAAGTAGTGATTGGCGGATTAAAAGCGttaccgcacgaatctgagatggcacggatttgaggtggagagttcctatacgggtcatagattatggagaggagggtgattccgtccatttcttcctgattgccgtgaaaaaccgCCCAGAAAATGCGGTTTCAAGCGTTCccgggcgctattttctacaacgagttcgattggagcgcgccagctttgtgttTTGTGAAAGACTTGcgtatttaaatatttatatattatatatttattgtttgtttgtatcatctatgttttttttttgcatacttatttacatatttgctTATGTAtctaaatatatttatttattcatgtatTTGTATCTAcggtatttatttataagtATTATCAAATTATTCTTATATATTTCACTTCACAATGattacttttgtttattcatttgtatgtttttatcactattattttcttgtttttacatattttacttTATAAAGAACGGTAGATAATTTATAATGTTAAAACGCaacgataaaaaaagagaaaagtattCCCTACGTATCATCAccgatttctttaaaaataaaaacctgCACTTTTCTCAAAGTTTTGCAACGTCTTTAGATTCAAAATCACAAATGTGAGTAATTTTCAAGTTCTGGATTTCCCTTCAAATCTTTATGAAAGGGATTGCactcaaaaattattcaacaTAACAGAAAAGCgatgtaatttcaaaaaagaacctaACGAGAATCTAACGAAGATAAAGTCAAAGGAAAATACGACAaagcaagaggaaaaaaaagaagctgtcCGCAAAATGTATGGAAAGAGACAAAGGAAATTCGATTACCAAAAAATGTGACtacatgaaaaagaagagaaaattttactgcaatttACTGAATTTATGCCAGTTATTCCGCATATTTTCAGGATTTAAATCAGGAATTTCAGGATCTCTAAGATGTCAAAATGTATGTAAGAATCTAAACTTTGGATTGTTTCTCGGCATTGGATGAATCTTTTTATTCGAGATGATCCTTAATTGATGCGGCCCTGACAGAAAGTGCTAaactagaattttttgaatgattgaTTTTCTCAATTATCAATGAActttctagtttctttttttttttggaagtaatAGACGGCAAAAAAAGCCCTGAACAACTGGTAATATTTCTCCAACTTGTCGTATTCATGGTCTTTTCAGGGAGAATCccaaaaataaactatttgacctaaaaatctgaagaaggaaaagcGGGGTTTTCTCAAGTAGAGCCACGGACTGCGGATGGAATTAATCGAAGAAGAGACAAAATGAGTGATGAAAATtgcgaatttttctggaacttcaaaaaatttccaaaggaaataggaaaacgcaagaaagagagaaaaacaggAGCTGAACCTaagaaaagacagaaaaatagGATCAGAACCTAATAAAGGCAACTGACTAAAGTTGAGACGAATTCGCAGAGTGGTGCTTGAGACAAAAAGgttttgttctaaaaaaaatacctttagaaaaatctgaaaaaagtgcattaaATGATAACGTGTTAAATAATATAAGCTTAATCAAATAGTCTTTTCACAGAGTTCTTCATGGTTTCCAATATGTTTACGATGTTTACGATGAAATGAGCGTAAAAAGGTCAAATAAAAAACTGGAAAGAGACCAGGGAacactgatttttcttcttttttcactacaCTATTAAGAATGAAGTGAGGAGATAGCAATTATCCATACCGTATGTATGTACtaaatatatgtgtatatatacacAACAATGTactatattactatattataccAGGTCGGAATCGTACAAGGAACTGATCTCTGCTCGTTGTATACTTTTTCCGCCTTTTCACTAAGaagtagcaataataatagtagtattaatagtaatagtaataatagtaatagtaatagtaataatagtaatgatagtaatgataataataataataataataacaataataataataataataataataataataatagtaataaaagtaataacagaaataataaCAAGTACAATATAAACAacagtaataattaataaataaataagttgtcCTGATATATGAACTACAGATGTTGATTTGATATGAGTTGATGTGAACTACAGATGGTTAAAACGATAAATACATCTGATAAGAAATTCTTTTGGTGGAATATTATCCGAAAAGACGCGAAAGATGAAGTGAGAAAAtaacaactaaaaaaaccCATACCGTATGTATGTgctaaatatatatgtatgtatacaaAAACGTAAAAGAAACTTCAAATGGGCAAAGATTTCGCAGGGTGCGTAGCAAAAGCTGACGAAAAATCCGTCGTAATTGCATGTGGACGGGGAACATCAGCATCGAAACGTTAAAACGTTTTCCAAGGCGGACCCACTGGGACAAGTGTCGCAATCGAGGATCAAGCAGTTGTGATGGGAATATCGCGCAATGTGAGCCGATACGTCACACCAAGCCCCTAATGATGATGACATGAGGCACGGGGGGAAAAAACGAGGGAATGAGCGTGAGGTGATCGAGGTAAGTACTTGAGTGCATTTAGGAACAACAGCATAGCACAGTACTTAAAAATGATCAgagtaatttaatttaatgaaataataataaaatcaaaaattaatttggaaataattaaaaataagacgaaattaaaaattaattaaataaatcaataaaattaaaataactcCACTACTCGTAGGACTGTGTCCACTCGCATGAGATTTCCCTGCTAAGTCATTCATCACTTTGAGTGTCACCATCTaatctcctttcttttttatttttctttcataatcGTCCATTCTTAGAGAGAAACGCAGCTCCTGAGCGTTTACGAATACctcgatttttcaaaatgtcttAGCAAGTCCGAGATAAATACAGCAAGATTTATTGTTTCAATTACTACgatattactatttattatcatgttaaaaggataaaagatagggtcactggcgttaatcaatccgcttgggacccgcgccaccacgttcacttcaattcagaatcgtttaaagTTTAcgtgaacgtgtaactggcccacgaaatgacttgcgggggctagccgacgggtcaagtcagtgtttttatcctcccagacaagtctggtaccaatttatcgaccgcggag
The Necator americanus strain Aroian chromosome I, whole genome shotgun sequence genome window above contains:
- a CDS encoding hypothetical protein (NECATOR_CHRI.G3916.T1), which encodes MRMPVVILYLPLYYKYCLLYHYYYYYLSLHFTLYYHYLLLLLLLLLLLLLLLLLLLLLLLLLLLLLLLLLLLLLLLLLLLLLLLLLLLLKLMISSVTPSG